Proteins from a single region of Ziziphus jujuba cultivar Dongzao chromosome 1, ASM3175591v1:
- the LOC107418938 gene encoding ras-related protein RABF2a isoform X2, which yields MATSGNKNINAKLVLLGDVGAGKSSLVLRFVKGQFIEFQESTIGAAFFSQTLAVNDATVKFEIWDTAGQERYHSLAPMYYRGAAAAIIVYDITNQASFDRAKKWVLELHSQGNPNMVVALAGNKADLLEARKVAAEATQAYAQENNLFFMETSAKTASNVNEIFYEIAKRLPRVQPAQNPSGMVLMDNRPAERVASASCCS from the exons ATGGCCACCAGTGGAAACAAGAACATCAATGCCAAATTG GTCCTTCTGGGGGATGTTGGAGCTGGGAAGTCTAGTCTGGTGTTACGCTTTGTAAAAGGACAGTTCATTGAATTTCAG GAATCAACAATAGGGGCTGCCTTTTTCTCACAAACGTTGGCTGTAAATGATGCCACTGTAAAATTTGAGATTTGGGATACAGCAGGTCAAGAGAGATACCATAGTTTGGCTCCTATGTACTATAGAGGAGCTGCAGCTGCAATAATTGTGTATGATATTACAAATCAA GCCTCATTTGACCGGGCAAAAAAATGGGTCCTAGAGCTTCACTCTCAAG GCAATCCAAATATGGTTGTGGCACTGGCGGGGAATAAAGCAGATCTATTAGAGGCAAGGAAGGTGGCAGCAGAGGCAA CTCAAGCATATGCCCAGGAAAATAACCTTTTCTTCATGGAAACCTCTGCAAAAACTGCATCCAATGTCAATGAAATTTTCTATGAGATAG CAAAGAGATTACCTCGAGTGCAACCTGCGCAAAATCCATCAGGAATGGTTCTTATGGATAATAGACCTGCAGAAAGGGTTGCAAGTGCATCCTGTTGTTCGTAA
- the LOC107418717 gene encoding uncharacterized protein LOC107418717 codes for MGMVVVISLPLILFCLVLGFGCYYWGRAKGRQDVRSNAQVYGVPTPPPGATSFPSTPSPSHFSKPPQNPANIV; via the coding sequence atggGTATGGTGGTGGTGATATCTCTGCCATTGATTCTGTTCTGCTTAGTGCTTGGATTTGGATGCTACTACTGGGGAAGAGCCAAAGGCAGACAAGATGTCAGGAGCAACGCTCAGGTCTATGGAGTTCCCACTCCACCTCCAGGGGCTACCTCTTTTCCTTCTACTCCCTCTCCTTCCCACTTTTCCAAACCTCCACAAAATCCTGCTAATATTGTTTGA
- the LOC107418938 gene encoding ras-related protein RABF2a isoform X1, whose protein sequence is MATSGNKNINAKLVLLGDVGAGKSSLVLRFVKGQFIEFQESTIGAAFFSQTLAVNDATVKFEIWDTAGQERYHSLAPMYYRGAAAAIIVYDITNQASFDRAKKWVLELHSQGNPNMVVALAGNKADLLEARKVAAEEAQAYAQENNLFFMETSAKTASNVNEIFYEIAKRLPRVQPAQNPSGMVLMDNRPAERVASASCCS, encoded by the exons ATGGCCACCAGTGGAAACAAGAACATCAATGCCAAATTG GTCCTTCTGGGGGATGTTGGAGCTGGGAAGTCTAGTCTGGTGTTACGCTTTGTAAAAGGACAGTTCATTGAATTTCAG GAATCAACAATAGGGGCTGCCTTTTTCTCACAAACGTTGGCTGTAAATGATGCCACTGTAAAATTTGAGATTTGGGATACAGCAGGTCAAGAGAGATACCATAGTTTGGCTCCTATGTACTATAGAGGAGCTGCAGCTGCAATAATTGTGTATGATATTACAAATCAA GCCTCATTTGACCGGGCAAAAAAATGGGTCCTAGAGCTTCACTCTCAAG GCAATCCAAATATGGTTGTGGCACTGGCGGGGAATAAAGCAGATCTATTAGAGGCAAGGAAGGTGGCAGCAGAG GAAGCTCAAGCATATGCCCAGGAAAATAACCTTTTCTTCATGGAAACCTCTGCAAAAACTGCATCCAATGTCAATGAAATTTTCTATGAGATAG CAAAGAGATTACCTCGAGTGCAACCTGCGCAAAATCCATCAGGAATGGTTCTTATGGATAATAGACCTGCAGAAAGGGTTGCAAGTGCATCCTGTTGTTCGTAA